The Aphis gossypii isolate Hap1 unplaced genomic scaffold, ASM2018417v2 Contig00252, whole genome shotgun sequence DNA segment TAGATGATGGACTAATCGCAGCAACAAACAACGAGCTAGTGGACACAATGGTGAACTACCTAAAGGACAATTTCGAGACGAAGGAAGGTGAACTTGATCATTTCTTGGGTATTGAAATTGATCAGAGACCTGATGGTTCAATTTTCATACACCAATCTTCATATTGCAAGCGCATTTTGGAGAGGTTCAATATGGAAGAAGCCAACGTCCTGCATATTCCAACAGATCCACAACACTCATTAGATCCAAATTTGTCTGGATCATTGGAAGCAGGGGAAGTTCCATACAGAGAATCAGTTGGAAGTTTGTTGTATCTAAGCCAAATAACAAGGCCTGATATAACTTTTGCAGTAAATCTTGTCAGTCGTTATTTAGAAAAGCCTCTGACAATTCATTGGAATGCGGTGaaacgtatatttaaatatttaaaaggaaCGTTTAATTAtggtttaatttatgattctaGTATTACACCAAAGTTGAGTGGATATAGTGACGCAGACTATGCCGGTGACACAATAACGAGACGATCAACATCAGGATTCATTTTCATGATGGGGGATGGAATCGTAGCATGGTTGACACGGTACGCAACGGCTGCCAGTACAAAGTACAGGCATCGCAGCGACCGGTCTGCACCTTTATCAACCGCCATCACGGACGACGACAAGACGGTTCTGTCGACTCTCCCACCAACGCCCCAAAGGCTAGGCAGGACGGGAAGACAGGCCGTGCCGAACGAGTACCGGCCGCCGGCGGTCGGGCTCTCTTGCGTTAACCGTCGAACAGCGTAGATCAAAAGTTTCGACCACCCAACGAAACGGTAAGCCACGTTATGGCTTTGtttcccttttttttttttttttttctcttgtttttttgtgtttttaataaaacaaacccCCCACACATTCGTGTACCAGAAACCGTGTgttagtttttctttttccttTTCTTCGCATTATGTTCTATCCTATATAGAACCGGGACCGGTGAGCCGCGGTCACCAACAACAGTACGACCGTCGTCACCGCGTCAAATTGGCTCCCCGCTGAGGAATCACCTCAAAAAGAAGTCAACGTAAAGGTAAGAGTTTTCTTTCACGCTGACACGTACCTCGGGTAaattgcttatattatattagtattaagatattttagcCAGAGGTGTGTTTTCCGGTTAGCTAGGAATCCCGAGTTAACGATTacgtaaaaagtattatagtacGTACAGGGAATTCCGCGCAACCGAGAATAACCGTGAAACGGCTTGGGAAGTGATTACGCAACGTAACACCACCCCGCCGAACACTTGCCTTTCGTACCGCGACGATAATACAGACAGCAGCGCAGCGCACAGGTGAGGAATCTCCGATCCAGTATCGCTGCCGCCGTTGGTAATTTCGTCGCACGAAAATAAAATCGCGCGCCGCCGTCGACGTGAACAGCCGCCGCGCGCCGCCGAGACAAACAGGTTTCACCGCCGCCGCCTAGTACGTTGACCTACTTACGTTATTTTTGGACCGTACTGGCGACACCACAATCAGCTGCACAGCTGGTTATCATCTGCGCGGgtgtaatcaaaatattgattgtaAACATCGCGCGTATTCcgtttgttttgtttgttagtataatttctatttctCTTTCCCTTTCTCGCTCACACCCTCGACCGAATAATCTCGGAGCATCCGTACAACAAGCACAGGCTACCGTCAACGCGATAGTTTAACGTCTACAtctgtatttttgttatttaaaaacaaaaaaaacagtatgtcAGGTAAATCGTTACAACAGTTGTCGACAGCGGAGCTACGTGGCGAGTGTACGTCCCGTGGGTTAAGCATATCTGGCTCAAAGTCAGACGTCATAATTAGGCTAGAGGAGTTTATTAGGGAAAGTGGACAGGACCCCGCCAACGTACGGTTTAATCCAGTGCAGTCTGCGTCGAATACGCAAACGGACGGCACAGGAGAACAGCCGTACGCGACATCGACAATGGTAGGCACGGACGCGAGCTGGGTCGCCGGACAACCGCCTACGGCGAACACTGCATGCCCTAGTGCATGGCAGTTAACCTCGGGCGGCGGCTCGGGACACGGCAAGGTCCAACCCACCTCGGGCACTAACGTGCCCAGCGTCGATGTATTTAAGACCGCAGCGGCACAGCTACAGATGCTACAACAGACGCCGCCACAGAACCGCAACATCAACGCGTTCGAGGCGCGTTTGTCGGCGCTCGAGGCGAGCATGGCAAATTTCATGACTGAAATGCGCAGTGCATTCGCACAACAGCCGCCGCAGCAGGTAGCTGCGCGGTCACCCGTCACCCCGCCACCCGTACAGGTCGTAGCAAACACACGTGAGTACGACCAGTCGGGTAAGTCAAACGCGGACGGTGCAGGCAACGCTCTACCCGGAGCCAGCTACGCCGTCCGGACAGACTATCAACACGTAGCCGCGCAGAATACGCACGGCGACGTGACGGGACGGACGGGTAATATGTCCGCATACACGCCGTACGAAGCACGCACACAGGAACGTTCGGTGTTAATACCGTACGAGGACTTGCGTACAGCAAGAGCCTCGTTACCTGAGTTCACTGGAACAAGGGCCGAGGACCCCGTAcgatatatagataataccgAGGCGATTTTGGGGCAAGCTCGTATACACCACTCGGGTTGGTGCAGGGCGGTCGAACCGCAATTAAAAGGAACGGCGAGTACGTGGTATAGCTCTATCAGGCCACTCGACCTATCCTGGGCAGAATTTCGGGACgagtttttggaaaatttcaATAACGCCGAAATTCAGTCTCGATTGCGCGCCGACATCGTGTCAACACGACAAACGCCCAAACAATCGCTAACGGAATTCGTGTTAACTAAAAATCAGCTAGCACGCCGCGTAACCACCGGCCTATCCGAATCGGAATTGGTAGGTATTATCGCTGGCCTAGCACACGACACGTTTCGTACGCACCTCCGTTTGCACCGACCACAAACGTTCAGCGAGCTGAGACGCATCGCAGGCGTTTTGGATCCGGCAACGGACAGCACCAACCCGCCCACACAACGCTGGACGCCAAAGCCCAAAAAGGGGCCGGACACCCCGCAaataccccccccccccggtcaaaaaaaaattttttggcaaATCATCTGATGACCAGCCACCGGGGCCGTGTAAGTTCTGCGGGGAACTCCATTGGAACAGTAGGTGCCCACACCGACCGACCAGGCCGGGAAACGGCGGGGGAGTCGACGGGGACTAGTCCGTCCCATCGACTCACCACCTCCCCCCCACCCCCAACACACATTATCGGTAGTACACACGGAAAAAATAGGCGTAATCGAAAAGCGCGTAGTACGGAAGTTCAGCACACAGAACAACCTActacaacaattttttccGTCACAACACCTATCGACCAGTTCACAGACCCCCAACCTACACCATTGCGCCGTGCACACTCACCTCACCGGTGACACGTGTGTTCAGCACCAACCGGCTCATGCGGTAACCGCAGGTGTAGGGACAAAGGCAACAGAGACACTGGTGTTCACCTTCACAGGTGACGGGGACGCGAACACGCACACCACGCATGCCCCCGCATTAGGTCAGTCTGCTCACGTAATACCACAGGCGGGCACAGAGGCAGTCGATAGGGACAGTGAGATCATGGCGATCAGCGCCGAAGATCAAACAGTCTCTGTCGCGGTTCAGAACCCACTGTCTCGCTCGGCCTGTGGAAATACGACTAGTAATGGTACACGAACACGCCCGGACAAAATTCCGACCCCTGGGGTTGAACTCGAATTTCGGTCAGGCTTCGTAACAGCCCTATTAGACTCGCAGGCGCAAAAATCGTATGTAAACCCGATAATAGCCAGTAAATACGGCAAATCACCCCCCCACGGACCACCAAATTCAGTCCGAATGGCGGACGGTCACACTGCGACAACCAGTGGCACCACCTCATTCGAAGCTAGAATAGGAGCACTCGATATACGATTTGAAGCAACAACTATCTAGATAATTTGTATTGCGACGCGTTGCTAGGACACGACTTCCTTATTGACAATGAAGTCTCTTGGGATTACGCCGCGGGTACAATACATTTAGGTAGGCACGTTCGTACGTCGACATGCTGGAAAGGGAAGGCACAACCAACCACCACTAGTCCCGACCTATCACAATTAGAATTTGGTAACGATACCGAAACTCGCGCGAAATTCaccgaaatattaaataaatatgcggTAGTATTCAGTGAAAAAGTAGGACGTACCAAATTAATTGAACACGAAATTGTACTTAAAGACCCATCACCCATCGCGCTAAAGCCATATCCGTACCCACAACAAAAACAAGTGGCGATTGACGAAATGGTGCGCGACATGGAGACCCAGGGGCTCGTAGAACCGAGTACCTCACCGTGGGCCGCACCGGTAGTACTGGCAAAGAAAAAAGACGGAACTTTTCGTCTCTGTGTCGACTACAGGCGGCTTAACGACGTGACAGAATCCGACGCATACCCGATGCCAGATCTCAACAAAATGATTAGGCAAATGCGGGGCGCGAAAATTTTCAGCATTTTCGACCTAAGGTCGGGGTACTGGCAAGTACCACTACATGAAAATGCGCGAAAATACACGGCTTTCCGAACACGTAGAGGTCTATTTCAGTTCAGAGTCCTCCCTTTCGGTCTGAAAAATAGTCCAATGACTTTCGTGAGACTCATGAACGAGGTCATGAGGGGTTACCAGGATGATTTTGTACAAGTTACCTAGACGATATTGTAGTATTTTCAAGGGACGAGTACGAACACCAGGCCCACTTAGACAAAGTTCTCGAGCGTCTCAAGAGATTCGGGCTAACGTgcaacacaaaaaaatgtaaaatcggTCTTCGCGAAATTTCATTTTTGGGGCACATTGTAGACTCGGAAGGGATACAAAAACAACCGGAAAAATTGGTCTGCATTGACAATTTTCCGGTTCCAAAAAAGGTTAAGGATGTAAGAAAATTTTTGGGAGTGTGCAACTGGTACAACCAGTTCGTAGATAATTACGCGGACACCATAGCACCCCTAACAAATTTGTTAAAACACGGAGTAAGGTGGAAATGGACCGATGTAGAACAACGCGCGTTTACATCAGTTAAAAATGCGTTGGTCACATCACCGAAGTTATCGCCACCTGATTATAGTAAACCATTTTGTCTACAAACTGATGCAAGCGAAATTGGAGCTGGTGCAGTCCTATTCCAACGGGGTGACAGACCGGAGGAAAGACGCATAGTATCCTACGCGAGCAAAAAGTTCAGTGAGACACAAAAACGGTACGCCGCGGTTGAACGTGAGTGCCTAGCTATAATCTGGGCGACCGAAAAATTTCGTCCATACCTAGAAATCCGTCGTTTCGAACTCCTTACCGATAACGCAGCACTAACGTGGTTGTATAGGGCTAAAGACAAAAACTCGAAATTAACACGTTGGTCACTACAACTAgctaatttagattttatgacGGTACACGTCCCGGGAAAACAAAACGAAGCACCGGATATGCTATCCCGGGATCCGGTACCCAGCACCCCCATAGACGAAGACCTGCTGGAGGAAAAATTGATAGGCCCACCGGTAACGCCGACGACCAATTCTGACTTCGGAAGGGACCACGTTTTCTCTGTACACGACAACCACGTTAGCGACAACACACCACTCACCGCAACCACGCTCAGAAAGTGGCAGTCCGAGGACGCTACGATCTGCGATATGGTTGCCGGTCTCACGTTAGTCGATCCATCGCGTAGCACACGGAACGCCAAAACGAAAATCGACTCATACGTCTTTTCGGAAGGCCTCTTACGTGCGAACACCGGCCCTAACACACCCATCGTGATACCCAAGTCCAAAGCACAACATGTGATATGGAGGTGTCACGACCACGTCCTATCTAGCCATCCGGGTTGGAAAGAGACGTACAGGGCGGTTCAACAACGGTACTATTGGAAAGGTCAAAAAAACGACGTGAGGTTGTATGTCGGGGCGTGTCACGTGTGCGCGTGCACGAAACCACTAAACTCGCGTCCGAACGATCCGATAACACCTAGAACCCCCCGACAACCGTGGGAAGTGATCAGTGTCGATTTGATGGGACCATACCCACGTTCCGGTATGGGAAAATCATACATACTGGTAGCAACCGACTGTTTTAGTAGGTGGACCGAGGCTTACCCCCTAGGAACAGCAACctctaaaacaataatcgaAACACTAGAACGCGAGTTCTTTTCACGTTTCGGTTACCCGCGCGTGTGTCTCAGTGATAACGGCCCCCAATTCGTGTCAAACGAGATGCTAAACGCGTTAGAACGTTGGGGAACACAGGGTTGGACTACTCCGATTTACCATCCGAGGGCCAACCCAGTCGAGCGCCGAAATCAGGATTTGAAAAAAGGTTTGCGCGCACAACTTATCGACGGCAACCACAAATCTTGGGATACAAAACTACCCTCAATTCTATTCGCGATACGGAACAGGTGTAATGAACAGACATGCTACCCACCCGCGGTCCTCGTTCTCGGCAGGGAATGCAAGAGACCCGGAGATTGGGCACTGTCAAATTCAACACCTGACAGTATCGGGGGAACACAGGAAGAGAGGGTAGTGCGGGAACAAcaagttttaagtaaaaagGTAGGGGTACAACCGAGCGCGAACACCGGGACACCGGCGAAGTTCCGCAAGGGCGATGTAGTATACTACAAAGCACACCACCTATCGAAAGCACATTGTAATTTCCATGCCGGTTTTGCACCAAAGTGGTGGGGACCGGTAGGGCTGGCGAAGCAAGTCGGAAAAGGAGTGTTCCTGACCGACCAGCAGCCACCGCGGAAAATACATGTGTCTTGCCTAAAACGCGCATCCACgggacaaaattaaaatgaattatattttttcttaaacgtAATTTATATCACCACCGTCAtgcaaatcaaaattttttttttgttgttgtttgttTTGTTCGCTGCGCCCCTCTTACCCCGCCTAACAGGAGTTACGGACAACATGAGCGGCCAAAACGTGGAAAAGTGGCAGCAGGTGGCCGACCTCATTGCGCAACTGGGGTTGATGGGAGCGGACCAGCCGACGACAGCCGCCCAGGTCAACAGAATGACCACGCAACAGCTGCTGCAGGACCCAGTGCGAGCGGCCATCTATCGCCGGGGTTGGGATGATCGGACGGCAGACATCCAGCGGACCCTGCAATACCAGCCAAGGTCCACACGGTTGCCGCCGACCACATCAGCGAGGCCGCCGACCGCACCAGCGAGGACGCCACAAACGGCAGGACGATGGTCGTCACGGCCGCCAGCACCAAGGCCGCCACGACTGTCAGCGCCGAGGCCAAGACAGCCGAGGCCGGCAGCACCAACGGCGGCCGAGGTGGCAGCCGTACGGGTCCCCAACCCCGTGACGATCCAGGAACCAGCACCGGTACCAGGACCGTCAGGGGCACCCGTCATATCGACGGTGAAGGAGCGGACGGAGGCACAACTGGAGCGGAACCGTAAAAAGTTCCGAAAGCTAAAGGAGAAGATGAAGGCCCGGGGAGACGTGGCAAGCCAGCAACACCGGCTAGCCAAGCACCCGAGGCCAGAATCTGATCCCGAGGCCCCCAGCCAACCTCCACCCGAACCGTCAACGTCGACAGCAATGGAGGTGGACATACCGGCGACCGAGGGTGAGACGCCCGAGGAGCCGGTGGCAACCACCAGCCAGGCGCAACTAAGCCAAGTCACCCGACCGGAGGCACCCTCCGAGGACGATTGGCTAGCTGCGTCAGGTCTGTTGCTGGACGGGCTGCCGGAGATGGAGGACGACAAACCGTTCTGCACTCCGATTGGGTCACCAAACCAGTCCTAAGTGCTGCTCAGGTAAGGCGAGCCTACCTCAAGCTAAGGCGAGAGGTAGCGCAAGCCGCACCACACCCCCAAAACAACACCGGCCCCGGTACAAGTACACCCGTTTGGCGGTTTGGGGGGGGGAGTATGACACGGTACGCAACGGCTGCCAGTACAAAGTACAGGACACGCGCGACCGGTCTGCACCTTTATCAACCGCCATCACGGACGACGACAAGACGGTTCTGTCGACTCTCCCACCAACGCCCCAAAGGCTAGGCAGGACGGGAAGACAGGCCGTGCCGAACGAGTACCGGCCGCCGGCGGTCGGGCTCTCTTGCGTTAACCGTCGAACAGCGTAGATCAAAAGTTTCGACCACCCACCGAAACGGTACAGCCACGTTATTGGCTTTGTttccctttttttttgtttttttttctcttgttttttttgtgtttttaataaaacaaacccCCCACACATTCGTGTACCAGAAACCGTGTgttagtttttctttttccttTTCTTCGCATTGTGTTCTATCCTACATAGAACCGGGACCGGTGAGCCGCGGTCACCAACAACAGTACGACCGTCGTCACCGCGTCATGGTGTTCACAAAGACAAAAATCGGTAGCACTTTCGACTACTGAGGCAGAATACATAGCGCTGAGTCAATCGATACAAGAACTTACTTGGTTGACGCTACTTATCAGTGATCTTCTGGAGACACAGGGAGATACACCGGTTCTGTATGCAGACAACCAAAGCGCCATCAAACTAGtgaaaaatccaaaatatcaTAAGCGAACGAAACACATCGATGTTCGCTATCACTACATTCGTGAGAAGTTCAATGAAGGGATGTTTTCTCTGGAGTACGTGTCAAGCAAGGAGCAGTTAGCTGACATATTGACCAAGCCAACTCCACGACCAAGATTCCAAGAACTCAGGGAGATGCTGGgaattagatatattaattcTAAGTCAGGGTATATGTTTAAGGGGAAGTGTTGAATGTAAACAACACACCCTGTATAATGTAGATTATAAGCAAATTATTCACACTGTAGTACAGAAGACGCTGAatagacattttatatttctatagcaTATTCGTTCTATGTAGTAGCCTGTAAGACGATTAGtcgttgttttatattacgcCATATAACACTATAGTTGTTCGtatcaattatacatattattatattattacatatatccGATCTTATTTCATTTACCTTAGCTTCTGTATATCTGTGTACATCAACAGAAGGTATCATATTTGTGTCCAGTAAGAGACTGTTATCTTTAACAATAGAAGTATTatctaaatagttaaaaatgattgaCATTAGATTGATGCTAAGTtactactttataaaatactattaatgcTTTTTGctatttgtaagtatatagGTCATAATACAAAGTTAACTAAGTAcctagtattaattaattaattaattaatattacctacttattatttttcaaaggaAATAATTTTGCAgttctataattaatagacCATAATTAACTAGACAACATCAACATTTcactatttatcatataaacaacaagcataaatataactacttaaactataaaaccaatacaaaattactttcagCAAATGTTGATGATCCAGGCAATCCTAAACCTTGCACTATTGCCGAATCTTCATCTAAAATATCTAGTATGGCTAGATCAACATCATCATACTGGCATTTTTTTCCTCCCGCCTTGCCAGTGAACTTACCTTTCTTATTATCCCTCTTTTCCTACAGAATAAAGTGAATATACCATTAACTTATATCTAATCAAGGGCAATTAAAGATTATTAACTTCACTaatcctaataaatatataattacaagctataggtaggtacttactaaaGTGCGACATTTCCATAGTCCATACAACTTGTCCCTAGTGAACTGCCAAGAACGATCAGAAGTTGCAAGTTGTAATGATTGGGCTATGTTATGGAcacttttccaagattccaCCTTTTCATCATTTGATGTAGATTTAAAATTGCCAAACAATACACTTTTTCTTTCCCGTATAGCATTCAAgagaataagtttattttgtgttttaattttcatcatgttatcaaatatatattattcacagaCAATACTtacttcaattaatttaaacgtaataaatattagaaacttAAAAACACAGACAACAGACTAACAATTAAGTTTttggttttaacttttaagccgaataaaaaatgataagtaataacagctgtttaacaatatgataacaatatgATAACAAAATGAAAAGTGGTAACACAATTTTCATAATGTTACCATCGTTTGCAAAgtctatttaagttttatttggaATGAAAAGACTTCGCACTTTGCAAAATTTGAAAAGTGAAAAGTGAAAAGTGAAAAGTTGCAAAGTGTGTTGGTGGAATAGGACCCAGGTATCGGCGCGTTATCTGCTGCCGCCGGCTCGTGTAGCTTAACACAGCCGCCGCCGCAATGTCTTGTATTTCTCCGTCCGTCGTGTGAGATAGTTCGccgtcaatattaatataccgaataaaatcgtattttttttataaaaagttttgtgATTGTCACTGGCGCCAATCGCCATGTATACctccttttttatatattacttacactttatattacattaaatcgTTAAATCTAATCGCcacagcatattattatattattattaattacattatctttttattattgtgagcCACAAgggcattattattatattgttgtgtaGATTTTACGTGTGTAAATCGTcacttattattagtatattattgtgcattactttatatcattttagcACAGGACCAGCTAGCTAGACTGCGCTCCACAActgtaagtttttattatttttttgttgttatttattttatattgaatctGTTGAGTCATAAGGGCCAcgtattctttttatattttatacttaagttcACACGAGCTAACAGCTTAAATAGctgcctataatattattgtaatttattctgTTCAGCCATAAGggttgtacattattattttattatttatgatattctaTACTGCTGGCTATAAGAGCCGtgcactaattattattatttatttatttgttatcataatttttacatttgtgttgctgtgatttttatatatttgtgttattattattattgtgtattatacagcAACAGAAACTTATTACCATTTAAACTGAGTtaccattatttattgtagttacCTATTCGTTAGTTtaagtacacacacacacatatatacacacgtaCACACACAACCGCATACTAGCACTCACAGGTCTTGCTCGGCGAACCTGGCTACTTCCTGTTGAgtgctatacctatatacacacaatTTACACAAATCGGTCGGTGTGTGAGTGCAGCGCACGAAGCGCCTGGGTTACCGGGcacgcgtattattattatatgctccCGGCCCGTTCACCGatcgtttactaaataataataaatttccaacCTGTTATATCACACTTAAAAAGGGGTGTTACGGTATTaaggatattaaaaatcaaattttgacacAAATAGATgacttaaaaatgataacgatTACTTTGGAATAAAATCGACagagaaaataacttttgatatcGGGATTGATCAAATAGATTTTAGAACAACCATATTCAGTAATggtataatacgttttaacgtAAATAACAGTATAGGACCTTTATtgagatttgaaaaaaaaagttatgaacCACGCATGCACATTGATGGTCATCGATCACAGAAAGTGACAAATTTAATCAGTGTTAActcaataaaagtaatgtgtaatatagctCAAGGTTCATTCAACAACCACATGTCAAGTCAttcaatttatgagttttcCCCTAGTGAGAACATAGGGTCTAAGCTGATTCAAACACCAaataacctaatatattacaaattaaataaaacaaatatcgattcaataattatacaattagttgatcaagatcataatccgataaacaatttaggtgagaaattaataatcaatctacatattaaacgTTTTGGATCTTAATatgggattaaaatttaatataagcccattacataaaataaatcttgttAGTCAAAAGACTAAAGCGGTACCGGTAACatcgaataaagtaaaaaaaaataacaacgaaaaataaaacaattttaaaggctttaggttataaattaaagcagaATGCCAGaaagtgatattttagatataagttcGCCGTTTGAAACCGAttc contains these protein-coding regions:
- the LOC126553502 gene encoding uncharacterized protein LOC126553502 produces the protein MMKIKTQNKLILLNAIRERKSVLFGNFKSTSNDEKVESWKSVHNIAQSLQLATSDRSWQFTRDKLYGLWKCRTLEKRDNKKGKFTGKAGGKKCQYDDVDLAILDILDEDSAIVQGLGLPGSSTFAENNTSIVKDNSLLLDTNMIPSVDVHRYTEAKATT